The genomic region CCTTAGCAATAGGGCGCTACATCAGAACGCCATAAAATAAAGGTATTTGAATATGTAGTTTCAGAGCTATATTAGTGGGGAACAAAGATACAGGGAATATCGGAGATGCTATTCACAATGAAAGCCCATACACATAACTTTCGTATTTCAAAGAATCAAAGTGGAAGAACAGTTACTTGCAGTGATGACAAGATTGCGGTCGGCCTGGTAATTCTCGATGATGGGCACCAGATCCCTCGACGCAATCTTCCACTTGCAGACCTGCTTGAAAACCTCCCGCCGCTGCGGGTCGTCCCGTCGCAGGAATCTCTGCAGATCCTTCAGATTATCTTCACAAATGAAAACAAACGCGCGCGCAGCGAAATTAGCCAGGAAACACTCGCCAGCCGATCAGAAATGGGGACGGGGTCAAAACCGATGCCATCGCCGAAGAAACGCAGGAGGCGGGGGTACCTAAGCAGTGGTCGCTCTTGGCGTAGCCGATGACGGCCCCGTCCTCGTCCTCCTGCGAGGCGCCGAGGCCCGCGCAGGTGAGTGAGAGCACCGCCGAGTCCATGGCGGCGCACGGTAGGGTTTAGCCGCCTGGCCGGTGCGCGCAGTTGAAGCTGACCACGGTCGGACGGATGCGGAGCGAAGGCGACGGAGGGGAAGTTAGAAGGATAGATGCGCAACGGAGGATCGGAGCAGAGAGTGACCCGAGTGGGGAACAGGGAGAGGCAGCGAGATCGGTTGCTGGGTGCAGATGAGAATGGGGAATtttcccgccgccgcgcgctatTTCGGGGAGGATTTTCCCGCGCTTTTGTTCCGCTTCGCTTTTTTTCCCCTCCCGCTGTTTATAGGCCGGCCCATTTAGAAGCCTAAAATTTGGGCTAGAAGGCTCCGGACAATTAGGCCTATAACTGACAGCCCAACAGACGGATAAGGTAAAGGAGAGGAAGTAAGGAGCAGCAGCAATCGTCTATGTCCATGGCCCTCTCAAGCTCGCTCCGTGGCCTGGTGGCCCTGACCCCGCTGGCCCTCCCTTCCGCTCGCCCGAGCGGGGCCGCGGCGGCGGCCCCGGCACCACGCGCGCGGGGTCGGACGGGGAGAGGGGCGGGGGTCGTGGCGCTGGCGGCGGCTCTGCCGTCGGACGCGCAGTGGCTGGAGCGGCTGCCGGAGAAGAAGAAGCCGCTGTACACGCACAGCCTGCCGTGCATCGAGGCGTGGCTGCGCAGCCTCGGGTTCACGCAGTCCCGCGAGGACCCCGCCGTCTGGGTCGCCGAGAAGCCGCTCTGGCACGCGCGTCTCAGCCTCGATGTCACCGACCTCCACATCAGGTACAGTAATGCAAACCGCAGATTAGTGCCTTCAAGTCTTGCTGCGTCGATGTCTTCTAGCTTGGTTGGGGGGTTCAATTCATGCTCGTAGTCTAACCAAAATGCTCCCGCGTTCTGATGATCCTTGGCTGTGTTAGTGTCAGTGCCCTACCCCTTTTCAGCTACTCTCTGAGTTACAAGAATCAACAGTCATCGAATCACTGTTAATATGAATCGCTGCCCGATTAGTGTCAGTTGTGTGTGAATTGAAGGCGAAAGCGCTAACATTATCTTCAACTAGGTACTTGAAAAGCGGCCCTGGAAATCTTGACAAGGATATGGAGAGAAGGTTTAGCTACGCCCTAAGCAGAGAAGACATCGAGAACGCCATACTCGGAGGACCTTAAGCTGAACACATGGCCAAGGGGCTCAGAGCTAGGAATTGCTTAGTCGAGGTTGGCACTGAAGAAATAATCGCTCCAGTGATCTGCGTGCTACCATTACGCCATTGTAAGAGCAAATGGATCATGTGTCGAGAAATAATATTCATGAGCAATAATCTCGAACTAGGCTGGAAATGTTGGATGCCTCCTGGTGACATGCGCCTGGTTTGTTGGCCTCGTTGTGTCAAATCTGCCTTTGAGCCGAAACTTGCTCATTTGTGTACGGCAGAATAGTGAGCTTTTCTACTCTCCGGTGATGTGATCGGTGGCACTAGAACCCATGTACCAAACTTGGATCAGTCTAACAAGAACACGTGCAGAAGTAGCACGTTTTTACCTAGGACAGTGTTTTCTGATCTACGGTTTTTGTCAGGAGAACGTATCCTGTAGCTCTTGTGCTCATATGATCACTTTGAATTTGGTGCCTTCATTTCTCATCCAATGGGTGTGGACAGCAGTGAGACACAAAAGAGACAGGCGGCGCGGCGCAACAAGAGCGGTCAAGGGTGACACACAGAAGAAACTAGAAATTGTTTATTCACACTATGAGAAATAAAGACACCAGATTTAAAGTGCTTATATGAGCACAAGAGCTCCATGAGCACAGGATATGTTCCCTTTTATCAGAGTTGCTAGGGTCGCGCCTTGTCCTCGAGTAGTGCCTCAAAACCTCAACGAGGCATCAACGGATACCACCTTGTCCTTGAGTCCTGCCACATTCTCAAGTTATGGCACTGACATACTCCCTTTCCCTTTGGCctaaaataaaatttgttttaaTAAATTAGTGAGTTCATACAATATTTGatgtatattatatatatatatatagattattcatcatccatttgaatatatctctactactattaAGAACACAAGGGGTAGGCTGCCCCTCTTGGTTCTGCCTTCCAGTGATCTACACCGTCCGTTCGTCGAGCACCACCCCTGCCCCCGCTGCACCGTCCGTTCGTCGAGCATCACCTGCCGGCTGGCCGCCCACCCGCCCCTCCCCACATCCCTCGCAGCTGCAACCGACGCCGCCTcaatccacctctctctccccatcGCCGCGCTGCCGAACGTGACGATGGGGCACCTCCTCTCCCGCTGCCGCGGCAACGGCTGCATCCCCAccgcccaccaccaccacctccgcCTCCATGCCCTCTCCTCCTCCCCCTCATCGATCGTCTCACGCCACCGCCACCGCAACTCTTGAAACCCTAATCCCCCACGACAACCATGGCCGATGCGCAGGAGTCCCTCTCCTCCTCTAGGACCTCTCCACCATCCTCACCACCCGCCGCTTCGTCGGCCACGAGAAGAACGGTCTCTCCGTCGCCTTCTCCGTCGACAACCGCCAGATCGTCTTCGCGTCCCGTGACAAGACCATCAAGCTCTGGAACACTCTCGGTGAGCGCAAGTTTCCTGTACCTGTGACTTGTTCAATTCAGCGTCAGCCCCAACT from Zea mays cultivar B73 chromosome 6, Zm-B73-REFERENCE-NAM-5.0, whole genome shotgun sequence harbors:
- the LOC100277162 gene encoding uncharacterized protein LOC100277162, whose translation is MSMALSSSLRGLVALTPLALPSARPSGAAAAAPAPRARGRTGRGAGVVALAAALPSDAQWLERLPEKKKPLYTHSLPCIEAWLRSLGFTQSREDPAVWVAEKPLWHARLSLDVTDLHIRYLKSGPGNLDKDMERRFSYALSREDIENAILGGP